One Punica granatum isolate Tunisia-2019 chromosome 3, ASM765513v2, whole genome shotgun sequence genomic window carries:
- the LOC116201273 gene encoding uncharacterized protein LOC116201273 codes for MEAAAEFQSTEAAEGVEPSGIVLAEILPPRLEDAGLEDCALPLDSIHEAFLKAATAVGSRGGGAFASDDEDDDEDESGAPEESGDRTGNPSPATSDDSEVAIERESVAEDGDSGGTATRKGVDEEACAAGLQRKLEIQ; via the coding sequence ATGGAGGCAGCGGCGGAATTCCAATCAACGGAGGCGGCAGAAGGAGTCGAGCCTTCCGGAATCGTCCTGGCGGAGATCCTCCCGCCGCGCCTCGAGGACGCCGGCCTCGAAGACTGTGCTCTCCCGCTCGACTCCATACACGAGGCCTTCCTCAAAGCCGCCACCGCCGTGGGCTCCCGCGGCGGCGGCGCCTTCGCCTCCGACGATGAAGACGATGACGAAGACGAGTCCGGAGCCCCGGAAGAATCCGGCGATCGAACTGGCAATCCGTCTCCAGCCACTTCGGACGACTCCGAGGTAGCGATCGAGAGGGAATCTGTGGCTGAGGACGGCGACAGCGGCGGGACTGCGACGAGGAAGGGCGTGGACGAGGAAGCTTGTGCAGCGGGTCTACAGAGGAAACTGGAAATCCAGTGA